The Streptomyces cynarae genome contains a region encoding:
- a CDS encoding LolA family protein, with amino-acid sequence MAPYESDDSTPAGEVEDVRDGRRRAARYVVPVTVVGVAAATIGLVPAFAGSGDPDLPKISAQQLIEKIAKSDVQQMSGTVTISTDLGLPDLGGLEDSLASGALSKGGQDKGDSAADPSSKLLELASGTHTVRVAADGQDKQKLSLIEKAAEYSVIRNGDQVWAYDSASNQAYHATGAGEHKSGEAAPKDVPATPRDFADQALKAADKTTSVTVDGTAQVAGRDAYKLVIRPKQSGTTVGAISIAVDAKTGLPLKFTLTPAKGGAAVLDVGFTQVSFAKPAASTFDFTPPKGTKVTQGDDRKTGEAGKAEKPEKPGHEAQREGTGGTPWGGSASKTLGEGWNAIYVFDTGSKGGVPSGSPSGDGAASGFLNSLGEHVTGKFGSGTVFSTRLVNALITDDGKVYAGAVTKDALVKAADAGK; translated from the coding sequence ATGGCACCGTACGAATCCGACGACAGCACACCCGCCGGGGAGGTCGAGGACGTACGCGACGGGCGGCGCAGGGCCGCGCGGTACGTCGTCCCGGTCACGGTCGTGGGCGTGGCGGCGGCGACCATCGGGCTCGTCCCGGCGTTCGCCGGTTCCGGGGACCCCGACCTGCCGAAGATCAGCGCGCAGCAGCTCATCGAGAAGATCGCCAAGTCGGACGTCCAGCAGATGTCCGGCACGGTGACGATCAGCACGGACCTGGGCCTGCCCGACCTGGGCGGCCTCGAGGACAGCCTGGCCTCGGGGGCGCTCTCCAAGGGCGGGCAGGACAAGGGCGACTCGGCCGCCGACCCGAGCTCCAAGCTGCTGGAGCTGGCCTCCGGCACCCACACCGTGCGGGTCGCCGCCGACGGCCAGGACAAGCAGAAGCTGTCACTCATCGAGAAGGCCGCCGAGTACAGCGTCATCCGCAACGGCGACCAGGTGTGGGCGTACGACAGCGCGTCCAACCAGGCGTACCACGCGACCGGCGCGGGCGAGCACAAGAGCGGCGAAGCGGCGCCGAAGGACGTGCCCGCCACACCCAGGGACTTCGCCGACCAGGCACTGAAGGCGGCCGACAAGACCACCTCCGTGACGGTCGACGGCACGGCCCAGGTCGCGGGCCGGGACGCCTACAAGCTGGTCATCCGGCCGAAGCAGTCGGGTACGACGGTCGGCGCGATCAGCATCGCGGTGGACGCGAAGACCGGGCTGCCGCTGAAGTTCACGCTGACCCCGGCGAAGGGCGGCGCGGCGGTGCTGGACGTGGGCTTCACCCAGGTCTCGTTCGCCAAGCCGGCCGCGTCGACGTTCGACTTCACGCCGCCGAAGGGCACGAAGGTCACCCAGGGCGACGACCGGAAGACCGGGGAGGCCGGGAAGGCCGAGAAGCCCGAGAAGCCCGGGCACGAGGCGCAGCGTGAGGGCACCGGCGGAACGCCCTGGGGCGGCAGCGCGTCGAAGACCCTCGGCGAGGGCTGGAACGCCATCTACGTGTTCGACACCGGCAGCAAGGGCGGGGTGCCGTCCGGATCGCCGTCCGGTGACGGCGCGGCCTCCGGCTTCCTGAACTCGCTCGGCGAACACGTCACCGGCAAGTTCGGCTCGGGCACGGTCTTCTCCACCCGCCTGGTCAACGCCCTGATCACGGACGACGGCAAGGTATACGCGGGCGCGGTCACCAAGGACGCACTGGTGAAGGCGGCCGACGCGGGGAAGTGA
- a CDS encoding polyprenyl synthetase family protein, protein MTVVGPFGLSVRDQALEADVQAGLAAVEEGLLDATKSEVPFITEAAQHLVRAGGKRFRPLLVMLAAQFGDPYAPGVVPSAVVVELTHLATLYHDDVMDEADVRRGVASANSRWGNSVAVLTGDFLFARASHILADLGPEAVRIQAEAFERLVTGQILETAGPRDGRDPVEHYLDVLSGKTGSLVAVACRFGAMMSGADETVVDVLTQYGERLGVAFQLADDVLDIASDSHESGKTPGTDLREGIATLPVLRLRERAQRHGLPEDVALCELLDSDLTDDARHADALARLRVHPALEQARRDAVRYAQDARSALAPLPDCGAKAALTEMCDAVVHRAG, encoded by the coding sequence GTGACCGTCGTCGGGCCGTTCGGGCTGAGCGTGCGGGACCAGGCTCTGGAAGCCGATGTCCAGGCCGGATTGGCCGCTGTCGAGGAAGGGCTGCTCGACGCCACGAAGAGCGAGGTGCCCTTCATCACCGAGGCCGCGCAGCATCTCGTGCGCGCGGGCGGGAAGCGGTTCCGGCCGCTGCTCGTGATGCTCGCGGCACAGTTCGGTGACCCGTACGCGCCGGGGGTCGTCCCCTCGGCCGTGGTCGTGGAGCTCACCCACCTCGCCACGCTGTACCACGACGACGTGATGGACGAGGCCGATGTGCGGCGCGGGGTGGCCAGCGCGAACAGCCGCTGGGGCAACTCGGTGGCGGTACTCACCGGAGACTTCCTGTTCGCCCGCGCGTCCCACATCCTGGCCGACCTCGGCCCGGAGGCGGTCCGTATCCAGGCGGAGGCGTTCGAGCGGCTCGTCACCGGCCAGATCCTGGAGACGGCGGGCCCGCGGGACGGCCGTGACCCGGTGGAGCACTACCTCGACGTCCTCTCCGGCAAGACGGGCTCCCTGGTGGCGGTGGCGTGCCGCTTCGGCGCGATGATGTCGGGCGCCGACGAGACGGTCGTCGACGTGCTGACGCAGTACGGCGAGCGTCTCGGCGTGGCGTTCCAGCTGGCCGACGACGTCCTGGACATCGCCTCCGACTCCCACGAGTCCGGCAAGACGCCGGGGACGGACCTGCGCGAGGGCATCGCGACCCTCCCGGTCCTGCGCCTGCGCGAGCGTGCCCAGCGGCACGGGCTGCCGGAGGACGTCGCCCTGTGCGAGCTGCTGGACTCCGACCTCACGGACGACGCCCGCCATGCCGACGCCCTCGCCCGCCTCCGGGTCCACCCGGCCCTCGAGCAGGCCCGGCGCGACGCCGTCCGCTATGCGCAGGACGCCCGCTCGGCCCTGGCGCCGCTGCCGGACTGCGGCGCGAAGGCGGCCCTGACGGAAATGTGCGACGCGGTGGTGCACCGGGCGGGGTGA
- a CDS encoding transglycosylase SLT domain-containing protein: MPAFALPARRRDRRSKAARLTRALAVAGTGAAVLALPVLGATSASAATPTSATTTTAAAKTVTTRAGNLDSWIRQSLVVMRQHRIPGSYYGIYRNVMRESSGNPSAINLWDSNARMGIPSKGLLQVIDPTFRAYHVPGTSWNIYDPVANITAACNYAAHRYGSIDNVHSAY, translated from the coding sequence ATGCCCGCTTTCGCCCTGCCCGCACGCCGTCGGGACCGCCGCTCCAAGGCCGCGCGCCTCACCCGTGCCCTCGCTGTCGCGGGGACGGGTGCCGCCGTTCTGGCCCTTCCGGTCCTGGGAGCGACCAGCGCTTCCGCCGCGACCCCCACCTCCGCGACGACCACGACCGCCGCCGCCAAGACCGTGACGACGCGCGCCGGAAACCTCGACAGCTGGATCCGTCAGTCGCTGGTCGTCATGCGGCAGCACAGGATCCCCGGCTCCTACTACGGCATCTACCGCAACGTGATGCGTGAGTCGTCGGGCAACCCGTCCGCCATCAACCTCTGGGACTCCAACGCCCGGATGGGCATCCCGTCCAAGGGCCTCCTCCAGGTCATCGACCCGACCTTCCGCGCGTACCACGTGCCGGGCACGTCCTGGAACATCTACGACCCGGTGGCGAACATCACGGCCGCGTGCAACTACGCCGCCCACCGGTACGGCTCCATCGACAACGTCCACAGCGCCTACTGA
- a CDS encoding HAD family hydrolase, with protein MAAPLAYSLIATDLDGTLLRGDDTLSDRSRDALARAAAAGAQHLVVTGRPAPRVRPLLDDLGGRGLAVCGQGAQVYDVGADRLLFSVTLDRELAETALGKIEAEVGQVYAAVDQDGVDGLTLIEPGYRMPHPTLPAVRVQRRDDLWCAPISKVLLRHHSLTDDELATAARSAVGSLATVTMSGPGTVELQPCGITKATGLALAAEFLGLGPSQTIAFGDMPNDIPMFDWAAHGVAMANAHPELKAVADEITKSNEDDGIAVVLERLFRGR; from the coding sequence ATGGCCGCACCCCTCGCATATTCACTCATCGCCACTGACCTGGACGGGACGCTGCTGCGCGGTGACGACACGCTCTCCGACCGGTCGAGGGACGCGCTGGCGCGGGCCGCCGCGGCCGGCGCGCAGCACCTCGTGGTGACGGGGCGTCCGGCGCCCAGGGTGCGGCCGCTGCTCGACGACCTCGGCGGCAGGGGGCTCGCGGTGTGCGGACAGGGCGCGCAGGTGTACGACGTCGGCGCGGACCGGCTGCTGTTCTCCGTCACCTTGGACCGGGAGTTGGCCGAGACCGCGCTCGGCAAGATCGAGGCCGAGGTGGGGCAGGTGTACGCGGCCGTCGACCAGGACGGCGTGGACGGGCTCACTCTCATCGAACCCGGCTACCGGATGCCGCACCCCACGCTGCCCGCGGTGCGGGTGCAACGGCGCGACGACCTGTGGTGCGCGCCCATCAGCAAGGTGCTGCTGCGCCATCACAGCCTGACCGACGACGAGTTGGCGACGGCGGCGCGCAGCGCGGTCGGTTCACTGGCGACGGTCACCATGTCCGGGCCCGGCACGGTCGAACTCCAGCCGTGCGGCATCACCAAGGCGACGGGGCTCGCGCTCGCCGCCGAGTTTCTGGGCCTGGGGCCGTCCCAGACCATCGCGTTCGGCGACATGCCGAACGACATCCCGATGTTCGACTGGGCCGCGCACGGCGTCGCCATGGCGAACGCGCACCCCGAACTCAAGGCGGTCGCCGACGAGATCACGAAATCGAACGAGGACGACGGCATCGCCGTCGTCCTCGAACGACTCTTCAGGGGCCGCTAG